The sequence below is a genomic window from Lelliottia sp. JS-SCA-14.
TGGTGGTGTTGTCGAAAGATTACTTCAGCGTGGCGGAAGAGGAGATCAAAGGCATCGAGTCGGTGCTGACGGTGGTGGACGGAAAAGTGGTGTACGCCGCCGGGCAGTTTAGCCCGCTGTCGCCGCCGCCAATCCCGGTTCTGCCGGAGTGGTCGCCGGTAGTGAAAGTGCCGGGGCATTACCGCTCTGCGCCGCCGGTGGCGTCAAACGTGGGGGCCGTGGTGCAGATGCATCAGTGTATCGGTAGCTGCGGCGTGCATGGGCATCAGCACGGTATCGCGCGCCAGTCGGGGATTCCGGTATCGGATGACCAGGCGTTTTGGGGCGTGTTGGGATGTTCGTGTTTCGCGTTTTAACGTGACAATTCGCGGTTTTGTAGGCCGGGTAAGGCGAAGCCGCCACCCGGCGCAAGGGCGGGATTGGTGCGGAAAAATGCCCGGTGGCGCTGCGCTTACCGGGCCTACGGTTATCCCTGAACCATAAAAAAAGGCTCGCATTTGCGAGCCTTTTTGTCATCCGTTGCCGATTACAGGCTGGAGACGTTTTCGGTCAGGTATTTAGCGACGCCGTCTGGAGACGCGTTCATGCCTTCTTTCCCTTTTTCCCACTGAGCCGGGCACACTTCGCCGTGCTCTTCGTGGAACTGCAGCGCGTCAACCATGCGCAGCATTTCGTCGATGTTACGGCCCAGTGGCAGATCGTTCACTACCTGGTGACGCACGATGCCGTTCGCGTCGATCAGGAAGGAGCCGCGCAGTGCCACGCCAGCGTCCGGATGTTCGATACCGTATGCCTGCTGGATTTCACGTTTGATGTCCGCAACCATTGCGTATTTCACTGCACCGATGCCGCCTTTGTCGACAGGGGTGTTACGCCATGCGTTGTGTACAAATTCGGAGTCGAAGGAAACACCGACAACTTCAACGCCACGTTTCTGGAACTCTTCGTAACGTTTGTCGAATGCGATCAGTTCTGATGGGCAAACGAAGGTGAAGTCCATTGGCCAGAAGAACAGAACGGTAGCTTTACCGTTGGTGTGCTGTTTGAAGTTGAAGTTTTCAACGATCTCACCGTTGCCGAGTACTGCTGCAGCTGTAAAATCCGGAGCCGGACGAGTAACCAGAACCATGTGATTCTCCTGTAGTAACTAAGGTTATTTGGAACGCAACGCGGGCCAGTATAGAGAGTGTTCAGGGTTTAGACAAAGAGGCACGGACAATCGTTCAGCCAGTTTTTACCTATCAATCACTCTTCTATTAAAGTTGTTTGTTTTTCGCCTGCGCCATCATACGCGGATAGAACTGCCAGAAGCGAGCTTCCAGCGCATCATAATGGTTGTCCAGATCCTGCCAGGAGTCGCGCAGGGCATCGAGTCGCGGGCGGCGGCTCGCCATGCCGTTCAGCACGCGCTGAATAAACTCCATCTCGCTGTAGCGCTCCAGCCAGCGCTCGGACCACAGATAGTCGTTCAGATTAACAAAGCGCGGCGGCGAGTCGGGCAAAATCAGCGCCACCTGCGAGTGGGCGTAGCGGACGAACTCCGGCAGCGGCAGCTCCGGCGACAGCTGCGCCCAGTGGCGCGACAGGAAATGATCCCACATCACATCCAGCGTGATCGGCGCGACGCGGCGCGTTTCAGGGCGAAACCACGCTTTGGCTTCTTTCACTTCCGGCAAATTATCAGTCATCACGTCGATGCGACGATGCAGGAAAATACCGTCCACGACCTCGGCGGAATAGTCATCAGCCGGGTTGCCGCGAACGAAATCGGCCAGCAAATTGCCCGAAAGTGAGCTGTCGGCGAGGTGGGCGAGGTGCAGGTGAGCGAGAAAATTCATGCGTTTTGGTATCCGGATACGGCTAGTTGTTGCAGCAAAGAGGTGTGAGCACTAGACTAAGCCGCCTGTTTTTAAGTCACGAGTATAAGTCATGCGCGTCGCCGATTTCTCCTTTGAATTACCTGAATCCCTGATTGCCCACTATCCGCAGCCGGAGCGCAGTGGTTGCCGCTTGCTGTCGCTGGACGGGCCAACGGGCGCGCTGACGCACGGTACTTTCACCGATCTGCTCGACAAGCTCAACCCTGGCGATCTGCTGGTCTTTAACAACACTCGCGTGATCCCGGCGCGTCTGTTTGGCCGTAAAGCCAGCGGCGGCAAGATTGAAGTGCTGGTTGAGCGCATGCTCGATGACAAACGTATTCTGGCACATATTCGCGCCTCCAAAGCGCCGAAGCCGGGCACCGAGCTGCTGCTGGGCGACGACGAAAGCATCAATGCCACCATGACCGCCCGTCACGGCGCGCTGTTTGAAGTGGAGTTCAACGACGAACGCCCGGTGCTGGATATTCTGAACGCTATCGGCCACATGCCGCTCCCGCCGTATATCGATCGCCCGGACGAAGACGCTGACCGCGAGCTGTACCAGACGGTCTACAGCGAAAAACCGGGTGCCGTGGCTGCCCCGACCGCCGGTCTGCACTTTGATGAACCGCTGCTGGCAAAACTGCGCGAGAAAGGCATCGAGATGGCGTTCGTGACGCTGCACGTCGGCGCGGGGACCTTCCAGCCGGTGCGCGTGGATTCTATCGAAGATCACATCATGCACTCCGAATACGCCGAAGTGCCGCAAGAGGTGGTTGACGCCGTGCTGGCCGCGAAAGCGCGCAACAGCCGCGTGATTGCCGTCGGTACCACTTCCGTTCGTTCGCTGGAGAGCGCCGCCCAGGCGGCTAAGAAAGATCTGATCGAGCCCTTCTTCGGTGACACGCAGATCTTTATCTACCCAGGTTATCAATACAAAGTGATTGATGCGCTGGTGACCAACTTCCATCTGCCTGAATCGACTTTGATTATGCTGGTCTCGGCGTTTGCCGGTTATCAGAACACCATGAATGCCTACAAGGCTGCGGTAGAACAAAATTATCGCTTTTTTAGCTACGGGGACGCGATGTTTATCACGTACAATCCGTCGGCTATTCAGGAACGCGTTGGGGAATAAGCTCCGCAGCGCCTGGTTTACACGTCGGACTGTTTTTCTGACGCTGGAGAAAAAATGAAATTTGAACTCGATACCACCGACGGACGCGCCCGCCGCGGCCGCCTGGTGTTTGATCGCGGCGTGGTAGAAACGCCAGCCTTTATGCCTGTCGGCACCTACGGCACCGTTAAAGGGATGACGCCGGAAGAAGTCGAAGCCACTGGCGCACAGATTA
It includes:
- the queA gene encoding tRNA preQ1(34) S-adenosylmethionine ribosyltransferase-isomerase QueA, coding for MRVADFSFELPESLIAHYPQPERSGCRLLSLDGPTGALTHGTFTDLLDKLNPGDLLVFNNTRVIPARLFGRKASGGKIEVLVERMLDDKRILAHIRASKAPKPGTELLLGDDESINATMTARHGALFEVEFNDERPVLDILNAIGHMPLPPYIDRPDEDADRELYQTVYSEKPGAVAAPTAGLHFDEPLLAKLREKGIEMAFVTLHVGAGTFQPVRVDSIEDHIMHSEYAEVPQEVVDAVLAAKARNSRVIAVGTTSVRSLESAAQAAKKDLIEPFFGDTQIFIYPGYQYKVIDALVTNFHLPESTLIMLVSAFAGYQNTMNAYKAAVEQNYRFFSYGDAMFITYNPSAIQERVGE
- a CDS encoding peroxiredoxin, whose product is MVLVTRPAPDFTAAAVLGNGEIVENFNFKQHTNGKATVLFFWPMDFTFVCPSELIAFDKRYEEFQKRGVEVVGVSFDSEFVHNAWRNTPVDKGGIGAVKYAMVADIKREIQQAYGIEHPDAGVALRGSFLIDANGIVRHQVVNDLPLGRNIDEMLRMVDALQFHEEHGEVCPAQWEKGKEGMNASPDGVAKYLTENVSSL
- the acpH gene encoding ACP phosphodiesterase, coding for MNFLAHLHLAHLADSSLSGNLLADFVRGNPADDYSAEVVDGIFLHRRIDVMTDNLPEVKEAKAWFRPETRRVAPITLDVMWDHFLSRHWAQLSPELPLPEFVRYAHSQVALILPDSPPRFVNLNDYLWSERWLERYSEMEFIQRVLNGMASRRPRLDALRDSWQDLDNHYDALEARFWQFYPRMMAQAKNKQL